The Glycine soja cultivar W05 chromosome 15, ASM419377v2, whole genome shotgun sequence region attattgttgatGAATTAACGTAATGGAAGAAAGCCCACAAACATTTTCCCTTCCAGCTCAAGACATTAAAGATAAGAGGTATTTTAGAGCCAAGCAAATACAACAGGTGTTCATCATAAATTCCTGATAACCCTTACCCTGAAGCAAATGGCAACAAAAATTCCTGACCTAACTAAATTTGATCAggtaataaatgaaataaaataaagtttatttaaaaattatttccataAAAAATCGAAAGATAAGCccattgaaaatttaatttttctttttcttttcaaaattttcttatcaTAATTACAATTCACaagttttgaaatatatatgtgaaacacaaatttttttttatgataaatgttAACTCATTGATAAGGGTATTAATTTGTCTTAAGTATTAAAGTATTTAGAAGTTTCGAGTATGTCTTTGGGCTTCTTTGCGCTAAGCATGAGCTAGCTAACCTGTTTAGCGCGAGTGTGTCCTAAGTCTGGATTGCGCCTTAAGAGAACTATCCAATTCttccaatttttcttcaaagttttttcttttaatttttgcatcaatttttcttcaaagtacttgaaatcttcttcttttattaataaaaaattacaaagatattaatttctttattatttcattaaaagataacaataaagtaaagaaattataaTCATTCTTCAAAAGTTATcgtacaaataaatattttatttttgagctATTTTTCCTAGTATAACATTATTAAtcataacaaaaaattacatccctttaattattatttttttactgaattgATTTGACATCTATCTTTTCTGAATAAAACGGGGGGTTCCCTTAACGTGCATGTTTTACAACTCAACCGACTTCTCATTGATTAATCCCTGCATTTCAAAGCAAGAGTTAGTGGCTACATACATTACACAGCAGGGAAATCCCCCTTCTTTTATCTGCCTCGATGTACCAGCAACATCTCCACAACAGATTAGATATACCCCCAAACAATTGGTCATTTTCACATCACCAACCTATCATTCACTTAACATCTATAAAAGCATTCTGCTCCACTACACTTCCCACAGATTGCCAAAACAATTAACCTATTATTCTTTGCATCTTTCCAAAAGCAGCAAAGAAAAACTAGGATTTCCAATCATCAATTAGATGATGAAGCTAATCATCTTCTCTTTCCTACTACTTCTCTTTGTTCCCATATTTTCTACCACAACTTCAGCCCAGTCACCTGCTGCAGCCCCTAAACCCCAAGCAAAACCTGCCCCTGCCACACCAGCTCCTGCTCCAGCAAAACCATTGGTCCCCTCATTACCCCAATCACCCTTGTCTGATTCTTCTTCTAATCAAGACATCATCAGAATTCTAAGGAAGGCCAAATCATTCAACACGCTAATTCGCTTGCTCAAAACCACCCAAATTATCAACCAAGTCAATGCACAACTTGTGACCACAAAATCTGGAGGAGGTTTAACCATTCTAGCACCTGATGATGGTGCCTTCTCACAACTCAAAGCAGGTTACTTCAACTCTCTCGGCGATCGCCAACAGAAAGCATTGATACAGTTCCACGTTCTTCCAGTTTATGTCTCAAGCTCTAACTTTGACTCTCTTAGCAATCCAGTGATGACACTGGCCAGTGATAGCCCCAATGGGTATCAAATAAATGTGACAGCTTATGGGAACAGTGTGAATATTTCAACTGGGGTGGTAAATGCCACTCTCACAGGCATTGTGTACACTGATAAGACACTTGCCATATATCACGTGGACAAGGTGCTTATTCCTTTAGATTTCTCAAAGCCTAGGCCTCCAGCTCCTGCTCCCACGTTGGCAAAGGCACCTAAAGCTGATAAGGATAACTCATCAGCAGATGATGATGATCAGGGAGAGTTAAACAAGGCCACTTCTGCTGCAAATTCCATCAATTTAATTAGCATTCGTGGAACAATGTTGGTGTCCCTTGGTGTTGCTTTAGTCGCAGCAGTAACATTCTCCATATGAGGAAGAGTCATTTGCAGGCTGTCACTTAATTTTCAGAACAACTACAAGAACTGTTATTTTTTGTGAAGTTATCTTTATGCTcttttttcttcgttttctcTGTATTGTCGTATCCAGAAAGATTATTGTATTGCccaattttcttcaaataaaaaaaaatgtctgctatgttttgagaaaactgaatgaaatactttattttcttataatatgtTTTGAAATTGCAAACATCTAATCAAATATGCTTGGAAATGTTTGTTCATGCACAATGCTATCAGGATTCAGGAAACGTGTTGAAGTGGTGGTTGTGCAGAATAAAATGTGTCAAGCATataataaaatggcttaagcatgttGAATGCTCACATTCTgttggataataatatattggCATTGTTGTGCTCAAATGGCATTTGAGGGTTCTGTTTTTTGACTTATGCGGCAGAAGACGCGATAGAAGACTATCAGTCCATGTTGAAAATGTTTTGAGTTACAAGGTGTTTAAATTGCTATTCTAGTCGTAAAGCATACTTccagtttttatatataaaaaaaaaaatcttctggattttaagatttaaaaatttcttattagTGTTTCTTTAAGtatagattttaaaaatctCTATGGGGTTCAgggtttaaaaattatttatcattgtttCTTAAGCATAGGTCTTATAAAAAACGttaaaagtaacaaaaaaaaaattagagatcaGACTTCTgaagttatttttaatcattcttgtaattttaaaatttaaaaagtaataatcaaggattaatttgaaaaaaccaaaaaataattaatgagaaaatggtatataatttaattggttaaaaaattaagagtatcaaaattctctaaattattggGTCCATCATATAAACTCTCTTTATTTAATTGaggttttattttcaattttttttattattcatgtaGAATTTCaaagaatgataattttttaaataaattgatcaaaataaattttaccaaCTCAATTCTTTCTTATTCGGATaattagctttgctaatttttttaatcacttaGGAAAATGATTTATTGTTTAGGACTTATCTGTTTTATGgtcaaaaacaatttttcacATTGTATACATCTTCCAATGTAAAATTgatgattaatattaattaatttttttacatacctaatcaattattttcaacaGTTCAAAATCATTTCcatctaaataaattttactcaACTTTTAAATCATTGACGCCTTTATTCTTCCTTGTGAAAGCCTTTATCCTCACAGAAAATTGTCACCTCCTGAATTGATTGAATGGGTAGCAGATAATAAAATGGCATACACTTTCaatgatgataataaaaattattggagaaaataaatgactgaatacAGATTCAGTGCTAGTTTAGTTTAAAAGCTtgttagaattaattttaaacgaTTTAATGCATAAGTGAGATacatgtttaaattaatttaagttgAGTGTTTGCATTAAAACGTATGTTTtggttatttctttttttagtagaaaacctatatttttcattaaaaaagtaTTTCGATAAATCACAAAGTCTCAAGCTCCTTAAGAATTAAgacaaaaaattgtttataaacATCCTTTCCTCTTTGCCTTATACTAAAGACAAAATTAGTAGAGGAATTTGccttagttttttttctaacaaaatGTGTTTTGTATGATTGAAATGGAATAATTTTTGTTATCCcttttgatttttaagaaatatttttcaaatgcataatataattaattaaaaaaattatagtaatttGAGTTCAAATACGACattaatcaaaatgaaactttccatttcttatggtattttttcttcttttatggcCTATTAGGGtaagtttttttagaaataattctaagaaagaaaaatagttgaTGAGTTTTTCCATAAgttcaaatgaaaatttgtaaaaactctttcatataatatttttaaaatacgataagacatttacaaattaattaatagttaactaattttattttatgaagaaattcatttaatttttttcttattttttctccttAAAATATTTCAAGAAAAGCTTACCCAAATATAGTCGAACaataatttattactttatGGGTGCCTTTTCTTAAATTATGTGGTGTTTTAGCTCTTATGTTAGGTGTTATGTTGATAGCTAGAGACTGCTATACCCtccattttttcttccttttttttttcgtttaaaAAGTGGCCGTATATATAGCA contains the following coding sequences:
- the LOC114387571 gene encoding fasciclin-like arabinogalactan protein 12 yields the protein MMKLIIFSFLLLLFVPIFSTTTSAQSPAAAPKPQAKPAPATPAPAPAKPLVPSLPQSPLSDSSSNQDIIRILRKAKSFNTLIRLLKTTQIINQVNAQLVTTKSGGGLTILAPDDGAFSQLKAGYFNSLGDRQQKALIQFHVLPVYVSSSNFDSLSNPVMTLASDSPNGYQINVTAYGNSVNISTGVVNATLTGIVYTDKTLAIYHVDKVLIPLDFSKPRPPAPAPTLAKAPKADKDNSSADDDDQGELNKATSAANSINLISIRGTMLVSLGVALVAAVTFSI